The following are encoded in a window of Numida meleagris isolate 19003 breed g44 Domestic line chromosome 13, NumMel1.0, whole genome shotgun sequence genomic DNA:
- the PPL gene encoding periplakin: MHSLFRKRNKGKYSPSVQKKSISSKELTELIERLQKNADQVEKNIVETDSRMQNDLHKIKACQLAQYKELTAQKLTESDKLLYVLDGDAAVARHMKHPQGDMITEDIRQLKERVANLRVKHDQIYNFPLQHIEPQVNWCTVIEEKQDALCGKGFGTDLPLVNSQVEEHNIFHNEVMAIGPHITKEGNKEYASDLQAKYQKLLASSQQRQQDLNSLQDYMQRCTNKLYWLDQQAKDRTHYDWSDHNLDYPSRRRQYENFIHRKLEEKEEAINKLHADGDQLLAQNHPGKNAIEAHIEAVHADWKEYLNFLICEESHLKFMEDFHKFQKDAKDAQQLLKKVDTDLDQKYSPEFKDRYQLESLLRELDDQEKALEKYDAVVQSLQERSQHVLPLRYRRLPPPQPVPVEALCEYEGEQGQITRGAHYTLQKNSGDIWEVMDSAGGAIRAPGVCFMIPPPDAEAIALADQIADSYVAVKEKTANCKNVLQQRYEGLKADSIGDAASVQGRQLLAGLEKVHSDLDKLEKAITANLRPPLEQSRAVQDSTERSKDLKNITNEVRRIEPEKMKKIQDCEAFIESVPNTGSATLVKNKVENTNKKYDRVVQLLSAAQEKVEVATHLEKSLQQGRDLLSTYENKLVTDDTVPEDLRVIDRKKEELLAMGSELQSKRFLLNEAEQNLLRTKTCSNTLASKFQEHCPDIERQEAELYKLNQRFNNLSKQIDHRTQTLQKAKSAYSNYRTNYDKINQFLCNIPNYEPQETDNIQQVEVKLKNQAALLGDIASKEQEVQKVSATAQQYQQAVKDYELEAEKLRSILDLENGRNGYMSKKPRLQSPATKVKEEEAILAAKFTEVNAVNRQRLQNLEFAQNLLRQQPEVQVTQDFVQTKKSVRPVEEVWKLKKELEDETQRRQQLEAEIQAIQNNIVHLQNQKPQETVVKKELVKKVPDPQLEESFHKLQQSLAEEQRKNQVLQDELEALKIRLRVLEHEKKEGGQEYIVKEVLRIEQDKAQADEILRLKEELEELRRQEGTRENEVNLLRQQIAVLSSEKNKEQEKVTEKEVLKLQNDPQLEMEFRMLQESKQRETALRQKHEEELSFLQEKLKRLEKERAIAEGKITVKEVLKVEKDVAIEREVNELRRQYEDEKSKGRSNEREKAELLRKIQLLEEENAKVVVQEKVREIVRPDPKAENEVANLRLELVEQERRYRGGDEQLKSCQNELAALRNREPLVEVKEVIKEVIKYKNDPETEKELQRLREEIIERTGAIERADLEIYQLKQEIQALKDTKPQVHMKEVVQEILQFREDPKTREEVESLRVQLAEEQMKHVDLERERLLQEEKVRQKEEELSQVKEKVVQQEVVKYEQDPALKAEVTSFSQSIESELKQIDSLREELRKLQRRRSELERQLEELEKERQARREAELEVQRLRIRLNELEEQERETTERVTVKQKVILQQDPQQEKEHSLLKLELEEEKHRRQVLQTELEALRKKLLSLEKMEVKEKVVFSESVQVDKGDTEYEIQKLKSNLEEESRRKRELDADINRLETRLSEVEFNNSKSSKELDLLREENHKLHLEKQNLLMETRRLQSEIELTATEARDLRNMTHVDSGLNLDSRFQALERELDDLKQLSREKDAEIEQLQNRLKTVAIKREQRENHLRRSIVVIDPDTGKEMSPEEAHVLGLIEWSLFVKLKSQECDWEEISIKGPNGESSVILDRKSGREFSIEDALKSGRLSPAQYNSYLNKQMSIQELAVLVSGSNYPVLPPL, encoded by the exons ATGCACTCGCTCTTCAGGAAGCGCAACAAAGGGAAGTACAGCCCCTCGGTGCAGAAGAAGAG catcTCCAGCAAAGAGCTGACCGAGCTCATCGAGCGCCTGCAGAAAAATGCCGACCAAGTGGAGAAAAACATCGTGGAGACTGACTCCCGAATGCAGAAT GACTTGCACAAGATCAAGGCCTGCCAGCTAGCGCAGTACAAAGAGCTGACGGCTCAGAAGCTGACGGAGTCGGACAAGCTGCTCTATGTGCTTGATGGGGACGCGGCCGTTGCCAGGCACATGAAGCACCCCCAGGGGGACATGATCACTGAGGA CATCCGGCAGCTGAAGGAGCGAGTGGCAAACCTACGTGTGAAACATGACCAGATCTACAACTTCCCCCTGCAGCACATTGAGCCCCAGGTCAACTGGTGCACGGTGATCGAGGAGAAACAG GACGCGTTGTGTGGCAAGGGCTTCGGGACCGACCTGCCGCTGGTCAACAGCCAAGTAGAAGAGCACAACATCTTCCACAATGAGGTCATGGCCATCGGCCCACACATCACCAAGGAAGGCAACAAG GAATACGCAAGCGACCTCCAAGCCAAGTACCAGAAGCTGCTG GCCAGCTcgcagcagcggcagcaggaCCTGAACTCGCTGCAGGACTACATGCAGCGCTGCACCAACAAGCTCTACTGGCTGGATCAGCAGGCAAAGGACCGCACGCACTATGACTGGAGCGACCACAACCTGGACTACCCCAGCCGGCGCCGCCAGTACGAG AACTTCATCCACCggaagctggaggagaaggaggaggccATCAACAAGCTGCACGCGGACGGAGACCAGCTGCTGGCCCAGAACCATCCCGGGAAGAATGCCATCGAG GCACACATCGAGGCGGTCCACGCCGACTGGAAGGAGTATCTCAACTTCCTGATCTGCGAGGAGAGCCACCTCAAGTTCATGGAGGACTTCCACAAG tttcagaaaGACGCGAAGGATGCCCAGCAGCTCTTGAAGAAAGTCGATACGGATCTGGACCAAAAATACAGCCCCGAGTTCAAGGACAGATACCAGCTGGAGTCGCTCCTCAGGGAGCTGGAT GACcaagagaaggctctggagaagTATGATGCTGTGGTGCAGTCACTGCAGGAGCGCAGCCAGCACGTCCTGCCCCTGCGGTACCGCCGGCTGCCGCCGCCGCAGCCCGTCCCCGTGGAGGCTCTCTGCGAGTACGAGGGCGAGCAG GGCCAGATAACCCGAGGAGCCCACTACACCCTGCAGAAGAACAGCGGAGACATCTGGGAAGTGATGGACAGCGCTGGAGGTGCCATCAGAGCCCCGGGTGTCTGCTTCATGATCCCCCCTCCAGATGCGGAGGCAATAGCGCTGGCAGACCA GATTGCTGACAGCTACGTAGCCGTGAAGGAGAAGACTGCCAACTGCAAGAACGTCCTCCAGCAGCGCTACGAGGGGTTGAAGGCCGACAGCATCGGAG ATGCTGCATCGGTTCAGGGCCGCCAGCTTCTTGCAGGGCTGGAGAAGGTGCACAGTGACCTGGACAAGTTGGAGAAAGCAATAACAGCAAACCTCCGTCCGCCGCTGGAGCAGAGTCGGGCTGTGCAAGACAGCACCGAGCGCTCCAAGGACCTGAAG AACATCACCAATGAAGTCCGTCGCATTGaaccagagaaaatgaagaagatcCAGGACTGCGAGGCCTTCATTGAGTCCGTGCCGAACACCGGCAGCGCTACCTTGGTAAAGAACAAGGTGGAGAACACCAACAAGAAGTACGACCGCGTGGTGCAGCTGCTCAGCGCCGCCCAAGAGAA GGTTGAGGTGGCCACGCACCTTGAGAAGAGCCTCCAGCAAGGCCGAGACCTGCTGTCCACATACGAGAACAAACTGGTCACAGACGACACCGTACCGGAGGACTTGCGGGTGATAGATCgtaagaaagaagagctgctg GCCATGGGCTCCGAGCTCCAATCCAAAAGGTTCTTGCTCAATGAGGCGGAGCAGAACTTGCTGAGGACGAAGACCTGCTCCAACACCCTGGCCAGCAAGTTCCAGGAGCACTGCCCCGACATCGAGCGGCAGGAAGCTGAGCTCTACAAGCTCAACCAGCGTTTCAACAACCTCAGCAAGCAAATCGACCACAG AACACAGaccctgcagaaagcaaagagtgCCTACTCCAACTACCGCACAAACTATGACAAAATCAACCAGTTCCTTTGCAACATACCCAACTACGAGCCGCAGGAGACGGACAACATCCAGCAAGTGGAAGTGAAGCTGAAGAACCAAGCG GCGCTCCTTGGTGACATCGCAAGCAAAGAACAGGAGGTGCAAAAGGTCTctgccacagctcagcagtACCAGCAGGCAGTGAAG GACTATGAGCTGGAAGCTGAGAAGCTACGGTCCATCCTCGACCTCGAGAACGGACGCAATGGGTACATGAGCAAGAAGCCCAGGCTGCAGTCTCCAGCCACGAAAGTGAAAGAGGAG gAAGCCATTCTGGCTGCCAAGTTCACTGAAGTGAATGCTGTGAAcaggcagaggctgcagaaCCTGGAATTTGCTCAGAACCTCCTGAGGCAG CAGCCAGAGGTTCAAGTGACACAAGACTTTGTCCAGACCAAAAAATCTGTAAGGCCTGTGGAAGAAGTCTGGAAGTTGAAGAAAGAGCTTGAGGATGAGACTCAGCGTCGGCAACAGCTAGAAGCTGAGATCCAAGCCATCCAGAACAACATTGTCCACCTGCAAAACCAGAAGCCCCAAGAAACCGTAGTTAAGAAAGAACTGGTGAAGAAAGTGCCGGACCCgcagctggaggagagcttCCACAAACTGCAGCAAAGCCTGGCAGAAGAGCAGCGCAAGAACCAGGTGCTGCAGGATGAGCTGGAGGCCCTTAAAATCAGGCTGCGTGTTTTGGAGCAcgagaagaaggaaggagggcaggagtATATAGTGAAAGAGGTGCTGCGCATCGAGCAAGACAAGGCTCAAGCTGATGAAATCCTGAGGCTCAAAGAAGAATTGGAAGAGCTCAGGAGGCAGGAAGGAACCAGAGAAAACGAGGTCAATTTGTTACGCCAACAAATTGCTGTGCTGTCCAGCGAGAAGAACAAAGAGCAGGAGAAGGTAACAGAGAAGGAGGTGCTGAAGCTGCAGAATGATCCCCAGCTGGAGATGGAATTCAGGATGTTGCAAGAGAGCAAGCAGAGGGAGACCGCCCTGAGGCAGAAGCACGAGGAAGAGCTCAGCTTCCTCCAGGAGAAGCTCAAACGTCTCGAGAAGGAACGGGCCATCGCTGAGGGCAAGATTACTGTCAAGGAGGTGCTGAAGGTGGAGAAAGACGTGGCCATCGAGAGGGAGGTGAATGAGCTCCGACGCCAGTACGAGGATGAGAAATCCAAGGGGCGTTCCAATGAGCGGGAGAAGGCTGAGCTGCTCAGGAAGatccagctgctggaggaagagaaCGCCAAGGTGGTCGTCCAGGAGAAGGTGCGCGAGATCGTGCGGCCGGATCCTAAGGCTGAAAATGAAGTTGCCAACCTTCGGTTGGAGCTGGTAGAGCAGGAGAGGAGATACCGGGGTGGTGACGAACAGCTGAAGAGCTGTCAGAATGAGCTAGCTGCTCTGCGGAACAGAGAGCCGCTGGTAGAAGTCAAAGAAGTCATTAAGGAGGTCATTAAGTACAAGAATGATCCAGAAACTGAAAAGGAGCTACAGCGGCTCCGCGAGGAAATCATAGAGAGGACGGGAGCGATTGAAAGAGCCGACCTCGAGATCTACCAGCTGAAACAAGAGATACAAGCTTTGAAAGATACCAAACCTCAAGTGCATATGAAGGAAGTTGTTCAAGAAATTCTGCAGTTCCGGGAAGACCCTAAGACGAGAGAGGAGGTAGAGTCTCTGAGAGTGCAGCTGGCGGAGGAACAAATGAAGCACGTTGACCTGGAGAGGGAGCGGCTCCTCCAAGAAGAGAAAGTAAGACAGAAGGAGGAGGAACTTTCCCAGGTGAAGGAGAAAGTGGTCCAGCAGGAAGTAGTGAAGTACGAGCAAGATCCTGCCTTGAAAGCTGAAGTCACCTCCTTCTCACAGAGCATTGAGAGCGAGCTGAAACAGATAGATTCCCTCCGTGAAGAACTCCGCAAGCTGCAGAGGAGGCGGTCTGAGCTGGAGCGTCAACTGGAAGAACTGGAGAAGGAGAGACAGGCCCGCAGAGAGGCAGAACTGGAAGTGCAGAGGCTGAGGATTAGGTTGAATGAGTTAGAAGAGCAGGAGAGGGAAACGACAGAACGAGtaacagtgaaacagaaagtGATCCTTCAGCAAGATCCCCAGCAAGAGAAGGAGCACTCCCTCCTCAAGctggagctggaagaagaaaaacaccgGAGACAAGTCTTGCAGACTGAACTGGAAGCCTTGAGAAAGAAGCTTCTTTCGTTGGAGAAAATGGAGGTCAAAGAGAAAGTTGTCTTTTCAGAGAGCGTCCAAGTGGACAAAGGAGACACGGAGTATGAGATTCAGAAGCTGAAGAGCAacctggaggaggagagcaggcgTAAGAGGGAGCTAGATGCAGACATCAATAGGCTTGAAACCAGGCTGTCCGAGGTGGAATTCAACAACTCTAAGTCATCGAAGGAACTAGACTTACTGAGAGAGGAAAACCACAAACTACACCTTGAAAAACAGAACCTGCTGATGGAAACAAGGAGGCTGCAGTCAGAGATTGAACTCACAGCAACAGAAGCTCGGGATTTGAGAAACATGACCCACGTGGACAGTGGACTAAACCTAGACTCCAGATTCCAAGCTCTGGAAAGAGAGTTAGATGATCTGAAGCAGTTATCCAGAGAAAAAGACGCAGAGATCGAGCAGCTCCAGAATCGCCTCAAGACGGTGGCAATCAAGAGGGAGCAAAGAGAGAACCACCTGAGGCGCTCCATTGTGGTCATCGATCCGGACACAGGCAAGGAGATGTCTCCAGAGGAAGCTCACGTGCTTGGCCTCATCGAATGGAGCCTGTTCGTCAAGCTGAAGAGTCAGGAGTGTGACTGGGAGGAGATCTCAATCAAGGGGCCCAATGGGGAATCATCCGTGATCCTCGACAGGAAATCCGGCAGAGAGTTCTCGATCGAAGACGCCCTGAAGAGCGGCAGGCTAAGCCCGGCCCAGTACAACAGTTACCTCAACAAGCAGATGTCGATCCAGGAGCTGGCAGTCTTGGTGTCCGGAAGTAATTACCCAGTGCTCCCTCCACTTTAG